Proteins from one Malaya genurostris strain Urasoe2022 chromosome 2, Malgen_1.1, whole genome shotgun sequence genomic window:
- the LOC131429656 gene encoding uncharacterized protein LOC131429656 isoform X2, translated as MYYIRERLSLNLPERNTSGVSSTHGTDANKKSIAFQNTPSSEGNKLDETELSEVSVSPATSAFPGSGTPQSTYTTPFQSPVASDKWYPHSQAVLPQQTTNTVVRIDKSTPSPSGVFTIDHGQFSGYPHGFPTHASGGYLNHSFTNDNGNNVQNSGVPNQPQWNFIAWCFELQNRRVNTISTRIYSTMTNL; from the exons ATGTATTACATTCGAGAACGGCTCTCATTGAATCTTCCCGAGAGAAACACTTCAGGTGTATCTAGTACACATGGAACAGATGCGAATAAGAAATCAATCGCCTTTCAGAACACACCGTCGTCAGAAGGAAACAAATTGGATGAAACGGAGTTGTCAGAAGTATCAGTCTCTCCGGCAACGTCAGCATTTCCTGGATCGGGAACTCCGCAATCTACTTATACAACACCTTTTCAAAGTCCCGTGGCTTCTGATAAGTGGTATCCACATAGTCAAGCAGTTCTTCCCCAACAGACGACAAATACAGTTGTTCGAATTGATAAGAGCACGCCTTCACCATCAGGTGTCTTTACTATCGATCATGGACAATTTAGCGGTTATCCACATGGATTTCCAACACATGCTTCGGGTGGGTACTTGAATCACTCGTTCACCAATGACAATGGCAACAATGTACAGAATTCTGGGGTTCCTAATCAACCACA GTGGAATTTTATCGCCTGGTGTTTTGAGTTACAAAACCGGAGAGTGAACACAATTTCGACTCGTATATATAGCACAATGACTAATCTGTGA
- the LOC131429656 gene encoding uncharacterized protein LOC131429656 isoform X1 — MYYIRERLSLNLPERNTSGVSSTHGTDANKKSIAFQNTPSSEGNKLDETELSEVSVSPATSAFPGSGTPQSTYTTPFQSPVASDKWYPHSQAVLPQQTTNTVVRIDKSTPSPSGVFTIDHGQFSGYPHGFPTHASGGYLNHSFTNDNGNNVQNSGVPNQPQVIREQYWSWSCRCRRQFSHREKVLLLIIGFLLLIVGGLGAYLGISNNSNPLHGGILSPGVLSYKTGE; from the exons ATGTATTACATTCGAGAACGGCTCTCATTGAATCTTCCCGAGAGAAACACTTCAGGTGTATCTAGTACACATGGAACAGATGCGAATAAGAAATCAATCGCCTTTCAGAACACACCGTCGTCAGAAGGAAACAAATTGGATGAAACGGAGTTGTCAGAAGTATCAGTCTCTCCGGCAACGTCAGCATTTCCTGGATCGGGAACTCCGCAATCTACTTATACAACACCTTTTCAAAGTCCCGTGGCTTCTGATAAGTGGTATCCACATAGTCAAGCAGTTCTTCCCCAACAGACGACAAATACAGTTGTTCGAATTGATAAGAGCACGCCTTCACCATCAGGTGTCTTTACTATCGATCATGGACAATTTAGCGGTTATCCACATGGATTTCCAACACATGCTTCGGGTGGGTACTTGAATCACTCGTTCACCAATGACAATGGCAACAATGTACAGAATTCTGGGGTTCCTAATCAACCACA AGTTATCCGTGAGCAGTATTGGAGCTGGTCTTGCAGATGTAGACGTCAATTCAGCCACCGTGAAAAAGTACTACTTTTGATCATAGGCTTTCTTTTACTAATTGTTGGCGGGCTAGGCGCTTATCTTGGTATATCAAACAATTCGAATCCGCTTCATG GTGGAATTTTATCGCCTGGTGTTTTGAGTTACAAAACCGGAGAGTGA
- the LOC131429651 gene encoding X-ray repair cross-complementing protein 5 isoform X1 has product MARNKEACMIILDIGADTSIKSGKNDQTFFERAKHCVSKIIQRKIFSKPNDEVGLVLMGTEQTNNQLNIEHGGYGNISEAFELAPSNWQMLRIMDKQIPHPSKVNADWFDALVVAMNYLKIGAQAKKFASLKIILVSKLSVFSHIDQEQVESVAKKLTDMPCDLNIINDTVVHHSEANNEAEDNVLFNTQAVFSEHQKTNEQRSNEKLIADIVSQSNGALCNIDCAELLLVHFEKKATTAIPWNSILSIGTKIQISISAFLMITEEKGLGSFKTESVDPNVSVKLKTDYFKNDKPYEPEYDNLIKGYMYGTTVVPYDSEMDMDYKSGEQRLSCLGFTAAENILEEYLCGDGTYVVVSKDECTASEAKLTALVKAMIELEVVMIATRVYRRDTRPKINVLMPTYRRSYPCLIMLELCFQEELALLKFPPLLSNKYKPTEEQYNAVDKLIDSMDLMDALENDGESKEGFALNETLNPIHQHVYRSVAHRALYPKAPLPAMDEELKELISVPPKIRDRSKAYLEEVKHLFPLKQNQNNARLKWLQRAAKINIQSDASTHSSSLIDLGDELDDQRTIVEVGTVTPAEDFALLLKRGEKLATLCTQIQNVISDLVFKSMSIQQEKVAMALMMYREEAKILGPYRYNNWIVEFKKSLLARNKHAFWEQVIVMERFGLIDFTESEASTVTSEEVEEFYSIQVASKASTSGDNADYVDADELFANM; this is encoded by the exons ATGGCTAGAAATAAG GAGGCTTGCATGATAATACTTGATATAGGAGCAGACACTTCaattaagagcggtaaaaatgacCAAACATTCTTTGAAAGAGCTAAACACTGTGTTTCGAAGATAATTCAAAGAAAG ATATTTAGTAAACCTAATGATGAAGTAGGTCTAGTTTTGATGggtactgagcagaccaataaTCAATTAAATATCGAACATGGAGGCTATGGTAACATTTCAGAAGCTTTCGAGCTTGCACCAAGTAACTGGCAGATGCTCAGAATTATGGATAAACAAATCCCTCATCCCTCGAAAGTCAATGCGGATTGGTTTGACGCCTTAGTAGTTGCGATGAACTACTTGAAAATCGGTGCACA AGCGAAAAAGTTTGCTTCGTTAAAAATTATACTTGTATCTAAACTTTCAGTATTTTCACATATAGATCAAGAGCAGGTTGAGTCTGTCGCAAAAAAACTAACTGACATGCCTTGTGATTTAAATATCATAAATGACACCGTTGTACACCATTCCGAAGCCAACAATGAAGCGGAAGATAATGTATTATTTAATACACAAGCTGTATTCAGTGAACATCAGAAAACCAACGAACAACGTTCTAACGAAAAACTTATTGCTGATATTGTGTCCCAATCAAACGGTGCTCTTTGTAATATTGATTGTGCAGAACTGCTTTTGGTACATTTTGAGAAAAAGGCAACAACTGCGATTCCATGGAATAGCATACTTTCAATTGGAACTAAGATACAAATTAGCATTTCCGCATTCTTGATGATTACCGAGGAGAAGGGATTGGGTTCATTCAAAACAGAAAGTGTCGATCCTAACGTTTCCGTGAAATTGAAAACCGATTATTTCAAAAATGATAAACCCTATGAGCCTGAATACGATAACTTAATTAAAGGCTACATGTATGGGACCACCGTTGTGCCATACGACAGTGAAATGGATATGGATTACAAGTCGGGTGAACAGAGATTATCTTGTTTGGGATTCACTGCGGCGGAAAATATATTAGAAGAGTATTTATGTGGAGATGGAACATACGTAGTAGTATCCAAGGATGAATGCACAGCATCTGAGGCAAAATTAACTGCTTTAGTAAAAGCCATGATCGAACTGGAGGTAGTCATGATAGCTACTAGGGTATATAGACGTGATACTCGCccgaaaataaatgttttgatgcCAACTTACCGTAGAAGCTATCCCTGCTTAATAATGCTGGAATTATGTTTTCAAG AGGAGCTTGCTCTATTGAAATTTCCACCTTTACTTTCCAATAAATACAAGCCCACGGAGGAGCAGTACAATGCTGTCGACAAATTAATTGATTCGATGGATCTGATGGATGCACTGGAGAATGACGGAGAAAGTAAAGAAGGGTTTGCATTGAACGAAACTTTGAATCCTATACACCAGCATGTGTATAGATCAGTAGCACATCGAGCACTGTATCCTAAAGCTCCTCTCCCTGCTATGGATGAAGAACTTAAGGAGCTGATAAGTGTTCCGCCAAAAATACGTGACAGATCAAAGGCTTATTTAGAAGAAGTGAAACATTTGTTCCCTCtaaaacaaaaccaaaataaCGCACGCCTCAAGTGGTTACAGCGTGCTGCTAAAATAAATATCCAAAGCGATGCTTCGACTCATAGTTCATCACTGATCGATTTGGGCGATGAATTGGATGATCAAAGGACAATTGTAGAAGTAGGTACCGTTACTCCAGCCGAAGATTTTGCTTTACTGCTAAAACGTGGAGAGAAGCTTGCAACTTTATGCACACAAATTCAGAATGTCATATCGGATTTAGTATTCAAATCAATGTCTATTCAGCAAGAGAAAGTAGCTATGGCTTTGATGATGTATCGAGAAGAAGCAAAAATTCTTGGTCCCTATCGATATAATAACTGGATTGTAGAATTCAAGAAGAGCTTGCTTGCTCGCAACAAACATGCGTTTTGGGAACAGGTTATAGTAATGGAACGATTCGGATTGATTGACTTTACCGAAAGCGAGGCGAGCACAGTAACTTCAGAAGAAGTCGAAGAGTTTTACAGTATTCAAGTGGCAAGCAAAGCCAGTACTTCAGGCGACAATGCAGATTATGTCGATGCTGACGAACTTTTTGCGAACATGTAG
- the LOC131429651 gene encoding X-ray repair cross-complementing protein 5 isoform X2, with the protein MGTEQTNNQLNIEHGGYGNISEAFELAPSNWQMLRIMDKQIPHPSKVNADWFDALVVAMNYLKIGAQAKKFASLKIILVSKLSVFSHIDQEQVESVAKKLTDMPCDLNIINDTVVHHSEANNEAEDNVLFNTQAVFSEHQKTNEQRSNEKLIADIVSQSNGALCNIDCAELLLVHFEKKATTAIPWNSILSIGTKIQISISAFLMITEEKGLGSFKTESVDPNVSVKLKTDYFKNDKPYEPEYDNLIKGYMYGTTVVPYDSEMDMDYKSGEQRLSCLGFTAAENILEEYLCGDGTYVVVSKDECTASEAKLTALVKAMIELEVVMIATRVYRRDTRPKINVLMPTYRRSYPCLIMLELCFQEELALLKFPPLLSNKYKPTEEQYNAVDKLIDSMDLMDALENDGESKEGFALNETLNPIHQHVYRSVAHRALYPKAPLPAMDEELKELISVPPKIRDRSKAYLEEVKHLFPLKQNQNNARLKWLQRAAKINIQSDASTHSSSLIDLGDELDDQRTIVEVGTVTPAEDFALLLKRGEKLATLCTQIQNVISDLVFKSMSIQQEKVAMALMMYREEAKILGPYRYNNWIVEFKKSLLARNKHAFWEQVIVMERFGLIDFTESEASTVTSEEVEEFYSIQVASKASTSGDNADYVDADELFANM; encoded by the exons ATGggtactgagcagaccaataaTCAATTAAATATCGAACATGGAGGCTATGGTAACATTTCAGAAGCTTTCGAGCTTGCACCAAGTAACTGGCAGATGCTCAGAATTATGGATAAACAAATCCCTCATCCCTCGAAAGTCAATGCGGATTGGTTTGACGCCTTAGTAGTTGCGATGAACTACTTGAAAATCGGTGCACA AGCGAAAAAGTTTGCTTCGTTAAAAATTATACTTGTATCTAAACTTTCAGTATTTTCACATATAGATCAAGAGCAGGTTGAGTCTGTCGCAAAAAAACTAACTGACATGCCTTGTGATTTAAATATCATAAATGACACCGTTGTACACCATTCCGAAGCCAACAATGAAGCGGAAGATAATGTATTATTTAATACACAAGCTGTATTCAGTGAACATCAGAAAACCAACGAACAACGTTCTAACGAAAAACTTATTGCTGATATTGTGTCCCAATCAAACGGTGCTCTTTGTAATATTGATTGTGCAGAACTGCTTTTGGTACATTTTGAGAAAAAGGCAACAACTGCGATTCCATGGAATAGCATACTTTCAATTGGAACTAAGATACAAATTAGCATTTCCGCATTCTTGATGATTACCGAGGAGAAGGGATTGGGTTCATTCAAAACAGAAAGTGTCGATCCTAACGTTTCCGTGAAATTGAAAACCGATTATTTCAAAAATGATAAACCCTATGAGCCTGAATACGATAACTTAATTAAAGGCTACATGTATGGGACCACCGTTGTGCCATACGACAGTGAAATGGATATGGATTACAAGTCGGGTGAACAGAGATTATCTTGTTTGGGATTCACTGCGGCGGAAAATATATTAGAAGAGTATTTATGTGGAGATGGAACATACGTAGTAGTATCCAAGGATGAATGCACAGCATCTGAGGCAAAATTAACTGCTTTAGTAAAAGCCATGATCGAACTGGAGGTAGTCATGATAGCTACTAGGGTATATAGACGTGATACTCGCccgaaaataaatgttttgatgcCAACTTACCGTAGAAGCTATCCCTGCTTAATAATGCTGGAATTATGTTTTCAAG AGGAGCTTGCTCTATTGAAATTTCCACCTTTACTTTCCAATAAATACAAGCCCACGGAGGAGCAGTACAATGCTGTCGACAAATTAATTGATTCGATGGATCTGATGGATGCACTGGAGAATGACGGAGAAAGTAAAGAAGGGTTTGCATTGAACGAAACTTTGAATCCTATACACCAGCATGTGTATAGATCAGTAGCACATCGAGCACTGTATCCTAAAGCTCCTCTCCCTGCTATGGATGAAGAACTTAAGGAGCTGATAAGTGTTCCGCCAAAAATACGTGACAGATCAAAGGCTTATTTAGAAGAAGTGAAACATTTGTTCCCTCtaaaacaaaaccaaaataaCGCACGCCTCAAGTGGTTACAGCGTGCTGCTAAAATAAATATCCAAAGCGATGCTTCGACTCATAGTTCATCACTGATCGATTTGGGCGATGAATTGGATGATCAAAGGACAATTGTAGAAGTAGGTACCGTTACTCCAGCCGAAGATTTTGCTTTACTGCTAAAACGTGGAGAGAAGCTTGCAACTTTATGCACACAAATTCAGAATGTCATATCGGATTTAGTATTCAAATCAATGTCTATTCAGCAAGAGAAAGTAGCTATGGCTTTGATGATGTATCGAGAAGAAGCAAAAATTCTTGGTCCCTATCGATATAATAACTGGATTGTAGAATTCAAGAAGAGCTTGCTTGCTCGCAACAAACATGCGTTTTGGGAACAGGTTATAGTAATGGAACGATTCGGATTGATTGACTTTACCGAAAGCGAGGCGAGCACAGTAACTTCAGAAGAAGTCGAAGAGTTTTACAGTATTCAAGTGGCAAGCAAAGCCAGTACTTCAGGCGACAATGCAGATTATGTCGATGCTGACGAACTTTTTGCGAACATGTAG